From one Lolium rigidum isolate FL_2022 chromosome 4, APGP_CSIRO_Lrig_0.1, whole genome shotgun sequence genomic stretch:
- the LOC124708446 gene encoding isovaleryl-CoA dehydrogenase, mitochondrial: MQRWLPALLRRAAAGASGAGAPSARRCLSSCSSLLFDDTQEQFKESVHRFAQEHIAPHAARIDSSNYFPKEVNLWKLMGDFNLHGLTSPEEYGGLGLGYMYHCIAMEEISRASGSVGLSYGAHSNLCINQLVRNGSAAQKDKYLPKLISGEHVGALAMSEPNSGSDVVSMKCKAEKVDGGYVINGNKMWCTNGPSAQTLVVYAKTDITAGSKGITAFIIEKGMPGFSTAQKLDKLGMRGSDTCELVFENCFVPQENVLGEEGKGVYVMMSGLDLERLVLAGGPIGLMQACLDVVLPYVRQREQFGRPIGEFQFIQGKMADMYTSLQSSRSFVYSVARDCDNGKVDRKDCAGVILFAAERATQVALEAIQCLGGNGYINEYPTGRLLRDAKLFEIGAGTSEIRRMIIGRELFKED, encoded by the exons ATGCAGCGCTGGCTCCCGGCCCTCCTCCGCCGCGCGGCGGCGGGCGCCTCTGGAGCCGGGGCCCCTTCCGCGCGCCGGTGcctctcctcctgctcctccctacTCTTCGACGACACCCAGGAGCAG TTCAAGGAGAGCGTGCACCGGTTCGCGCAGGAGCACATCGCGCCGCACGCCGCACGCATCGATTCCTCCAACTACTTCCCCAAG GAGGTGAATCTGTGGAAGCTCATGGGGGACTTCAACCTGCACGGCCTCACCTCACCAG AGGAGTACGGAGGGCTCGGGCTCGGTTACATGTACCACTGCATCGCCATGGAGGAGATCAGCAGGGCGTCCGGGTCGGTTGGCCTTTCCTACGGCGCACACTCAAATCTCTGCATCAACCAGTTG GTCCGTAATGGCAGCGCTGCGCAAAAGGACAAGTACTTGCCAAAG CTAATTAGTGGGGAGCATGTTGGGGCATTGGCAATGAGTGAACCCAACT CTGGCTCTGATGTTGTCAGTATGAAGTGCAAAGCCGAGAAAGTTGATGGCGGCTACGTCATTAACGGGAATAAAATGTGGTGTACAAATGGTCCATCTGCTCAGACACTG GTTGTTTACGCGAAAACGGATATAACTGCTGGATCAAAAGGAATAACTGCATTCATAATTGAGAAGGGGATGCCAGG ATTCAGTACTGCCCAGAAGTTGGACAAGCTTGGCATGCGAGGAAGTGACAC ATGTGAGCTTGTCTTTGAGAACTGCTTTGTGCCTCAAGAGAATGTTCTTGGAGAAGAAGGGAAAG GTGTTTATGTCATGATGTCTGGTCTTGATCTGGAAAGACTTGTATTAGCTGGGGGTCCTATTGGCCTCATGCAGGCATGCCTTGATGTTGTTCTTCCTTATGTTCGACAGAGGGAGCAATTTGGCCGTCCGATCGGGGAATTTCAGTTCATACAG GGGAAAATGGCAGACATGTACACCTCCTTGCAGTCATCAAG ATCATTTGTATACTCGGTTGCTAGGGACTGTGATAATGGCAAAGTTGACCGTAAG GATTGTGCAGGAGTAATCCTCTTTGCTGCTGAAAGGGCAACACAAGTTGCACTTGAG GCAATCCAGTGTCTTGGTGGCAATGGATACATCAATGAGTACCCTACTGGCCGTCTCCTGAGAGATGCCAAACTGTTTGAGATTGGGGCTGGTACTAGTGAGATAAGGAGAATGATAATTGGTCGTGAGCTGTTCAAAGAGGACTGA
- the LOC124708447 gene encoding probable serine/threonine-protein kinase PBL25: MKCFPCFKPEKKMPSRRMERGEVPPANAAVSTRSGAPLEKSESNEPSSASPKHTQSSENRSNSEPAENSAMAKTAKAFTFRDLATATKNFRFDCLVGEGGFGRVYKGQLENGQVVAVKQLDLNGFQGNREFLVEVLMLSLLHHPNLVSLVGYCADGDQRLLVYEYMALGSLADHLLDNTADQIPLSWYRRMKIAHGTAKGLEYLHEKANPPVIYRDLKSPNILLDEEYNPKLSDFGLAKLGPVGGKTHISTRVMGTYGYCAPEYIRTGQLTIKTDVYSFGVFLLELITGKRAVDSSRPANEQILVNWAKPMIRDRRRYHELVDPLLRGEYPEKDLSQAVGVAAMCLQEEDTVRPYMSDAVVALGFLAEVPAGCEEKPSTVLQKKQVEDPSLTNSTKQDESTFDRQRVVAEAIEWGAMRQKQKAQNQGKATDSQCIIEPTEANRV, encoded by the exons ATGAAATGCTTTCCATGTTTCAAGCCTGAGAAGAAGATGCCGTCAAGGAGGATGGAGCGAGGGGAAGTCCCGCCTGCGAATGCCGCCGTCTCGACGCGATCCGGAGCGCCCCTCGAGAAATCTG AGTCGAACGAGCCATCATCCGCGTCACCAAAACACACGCAATCATCTGAAAATAGATCAAACAGTGAACCTGCCGAAAATTCTGCCATGGCCAAAACTGCAAAAGCATTCACATTCCGTGACCTGGCGACAGCCACCAAGAACTTCCGGTTCGACTGCCTTGTGGGAGAGGGGGGCTTTGGCAGGGTCTATAAGGGACAGCTTGAAAATGGCCAG GTTGTAGCTGTTAAACAACTAGACCTGAATGGATTTCAAGGCAACAGAGAGTTCCTAGTTGAAGTCTTGATGCTCAGCCTATTGCACCATCCAAACCTAGTCAGCTTGGTAGGTTATTGCGCAGATGGAGATCAAAGGCTACTGGTGTATGAGTACATGGCCCTTGGTTCACTTGCAGACCACCTGCTTG ATAATACTGCTGATCAAATACCACTAAGTTGGTATAGAAGGATGAAAATAGCCCACGGAACCGCTAAGGGCCTTGAATACCTCCATGAGAAGGCAAATCCTCCAGTCATCTACCGGGATCTCAAGTCCCCCAACATCCTTCTTGATGAGGAATACAACCCTAAACTCTCAGACTTCGGTCTCGCAAAGCTCGGACCTGTTGGGGGAAAGACACACATCTCAACTCGGGTGATGGGCACATATGGTTATTGTGCTCCAGAATACATACGAACAGGACAGCTAACTATCAAGACTGATGTGTACAGTTTTGGGGTATTCCTGCTTGAGTTGATTACAGGAAAAAGAGCAGTCGATTCCAGTAGACCAGCAAATGAACAAATCTTGGTTAACTGG GCAAAGCCCATGATCAGAGATAGGAGGAGGTACCATGAGCTAGTAGACCCTCTTCTTAGAGGTGAATACCCAGAAAAAGATTTGAGCCAGGCTGTGGGCGTGGCAGCAATGTGCCTACAGGAGGAAGACACTGTGAGGCCATACATGAGTGATGCTGTTGTAGCATTGGGATTCCTCGCAGAAGTGCCTGCTGGCTGTGAAGAGAAACCTAGTACTGTGCTCCAAAAGAAACAGGTTGAAGATCCCTCATTAACGAATAGTACTAAGCAAGATGAGAGCACATTTGATCGCCAACGAGTTGTTGCTGAGGCCATCGAGTGGGGTGCCATGAGGCAGAAACAGAAAGCTCAAAATCAAGGGAAGGCAACTGATTCCCAATGCATTATAGAACCTACTGAAGCCAACAGAGTGTAA